The Deltaproteobacteria bacterium DNA window ACTTCTTTCAAGACATAAGGATGGGCACGGAGCAGGCCCTGGCCAAAGATAATCAGGGTACGCGTCATGATGTTGGCGCCTTCTACGGTAATGCCAATGGGGGCGGCGATGTAACTATGGGCGAGCAAATTGCGACGGCCAGTAGAAATGCCAGAGCCCCCCATAATATCCATCCCCTCACTAAAACATTTACGGGCCAGTTCTGTGCTGTGGTACTTGGCAATGGCCGTAATGACTGGAGGCTTAATCCCCTGATTTAAGGCACCGCACACAAAGCGGCGAGAGGCCTCGAGTAAATAGGCGAAGGCCCCCAGACGAGCCAGCGCTTCTTCCACCCCTTCAAAACTTCCAATAGGCATACCAAATTGTTTGCGAATAGAGGCATGGTTAGAAGCCACGCGGGCGGCAAGTTTCGCTCCGCCACAACTTTGCGCTGGGAGAGAAATGCCACGACCCGCAGCCAGGCATTCCATCAACATCATCCAGCCTTTGCCTGCGGAGGCAATACCACCTACGATGCAATCTACTGAGACAATCACCTCCTGTCCTTGTGTGGGGCAGTTGTAGAAAGGAACCCCCAAAGGATCGTGTCTTCTGCCTAAAACCACGCCTTTCGTATTAGAAGGAATGAGCGCACAGGTAATGCCCAAATCACTTCCTTTTCCCAATAAATTATCCGGATCGTACAAACGGAAGGCCAGGCCCAAAAGAGTAGAAATCGCCGCCAGGGTAATCCAGCGCTTATCCCAGTTGAGGCGCAGATAGAGTTTGCCGGCTTCTCCCTTGAACAACACGGCAGAGGAAACAATAGAAGCGGCGTCGGACCCAGCACCAGGTTCTGTAAGGGCAAAGCAAGGCAATTCCTCGCCCCGTGCCAGACGGGGAAGCAGATATTTTTTTTGTTCTTCTGTCCCATAATGAATGAGTAACTCCGCAGGCCCCAAAGAATTGGGCACCATTGCGGTAACGGCCAGGGGAAGCGATCGGGAGGACAGTGTTTGAATAACCGCAGAGTGCGCCAGGGCCGAAAAACCCAAACCGCCATATTCCTTGGGAATAATCATCCCAAAGAATTTTTCTTTTTTGAGGATCTCCCAGGCGGCTGGCGGAAGTTCGCGGGTCTGCCAGATTTTCCAATCGTCACACAGCTCGCAAAGGCGATTTACCGGCCCCTCCAGAAAGGCTTTTTCCTCGGGGCTCAGCTCGGGATAAGGCTCTGCCAAAATCTTTTTAAAATCAGGTTTTCCGGAAAACAGATCTTTTTCAATCCACACCACACCGGCTTCCAGGGCCACTCGCTCGGTGTCAGAAATCTTGGGTAAAATTTTCTTAATCCCCTCCATAAGAAAGGCACTGACCAGAAAGGCGCGCAGCGGCCTGAGATTAAAGAGGATAGCCAGCACGGCAAAGGCAATCAGCACGGCCTTTGGGGCAGCAAAGCCGATCAGCAGGGCAGCGAGGGCCAAGGTCCATAAAATAAAAGGGGCCCCCACAAAACCCAGGATTAAAGTGACTAGCACAGAGGCCAAGGGAACCAGGCCGGGGAAAGATCGAAAAAAACCATAAAAGTGCAAAAACATCCTGCACCTCCAAGTAAAGGTTTAAGAGCGATTATTGTAACCCCATTATTTTTTTTAGCAACCTTTCTTGGGAACCCCACTCAACTCCAATTTTCCACCCAAAGTTGTGGAACATTTTTAAAATGTTTGAGATTGTTCGTCACCACCGTCATCTGCTTCGAACGTGCGACCGCGGCAATCAGCATGTCCATTACTCCAATGGGAGTTCCTTTTTTGCTCAAGGCCTGCTTGATTTCAGCAAAATGCAATGCGGCTTCTGAATCGAAGGGGGCAATTTCCAGAGGGTCTATAAAGTGTTTTACTCTTTCCAGATTATTTTGGGGTTTTAGGGAGTGAAGCGCGCCAAAATAAAGTTCAGCTTCGGTAATGGTACTGATGGCTAATACTTCCCGGCTATTTTCCCTGAATTTTTTTGCCAACTTTTCGTTTCCACCATTTAGAAGGTAAATACAAATGTCGGTATCCAAAAGATAACTCATTTTAAGGGCCTTCTTTTGCTTCCAATATTATTGGAACGGATGTCTTTGAGTATTTCTTCGGGACTTCGATTGTCTTCCCAAGTGCCCCAAAGCTTGAACCACGAGTCTGGCAAACCCGAATTGATTTTTTCCACAATAGCTTCTTTGACCCAGGCAGACCTGCTTTTACCCTCCAGCTTTACAGCACGGTCTAGTTGTTTTTGAATGTTTTCTTCCAAATAAATCGCAATTTGAGACATAGGCCCTCCAAATATATGTGCACGTATATTCTATCTATTAATTCACAAACAGTGCAAGAGGGAAAATATACAAAAAGGACCTTTAATCCCTAATAGAGGGTCAGAGGGAATCTCAATTCTGAAAACGTCTTAAGATAGATTTCACTTCTTCAATTCTTGAGGCTTGTAAGGCTTGTTTTGCCATTTCCTGTGCTTCTTGCTGATTCAGATTTCGGATGAGTTTTTTTGCTACTAGAATACTGGAGGGGATCATCGAGAGACTGCTAATTCCCAGGCCTAGCAGCAGCGGAATGACGAAGGGATCGCTTGCCATCTCGCCACAAATTCCCACGGGTTTTTGGGCCGTTAATCCTGCAGATGCAACTTGAGAGATGAAGGAGATCACAGCAGGGTGCAAGGGCTCAAAAAAGGAGGCGACTCGTTCATTATTTCGGTCGACTGCCAAGCTGTATTGGGTGAGGTCATTGCTTCCTATGCTCAAAAAATCGGCCTCTTGAACTAAGAGAGAAACCATGGCCACTGCCGAAGGGACTTCAATCATTAGCCCAAATGGAATTTGAGGATCGTAAGAAATATTTTCATCGGAGAGATTTTTTTTCACCTCTTCCAAAATTTTTTTGGTGGCATCGACTTCTTCCATGCCTGAAATCATCGGGATCAGCAGACGAATGCTTCCAAAGGCGGAGGAACGGAGCAGGGCCCTCAATTGTATCTTCAAGATCTCGGGATGAGAGAGCATGAGGCGAATGGAGCGATAACCCAGGAAGGGATTGGTTTCCTTTTCTATACAAAGCGCTTCAATAGGTTTATCTCCCCCGGTATCCAAAATACGAAAGGTGACGGGAAGTCCTTCGGCTTCCTTAATGATCTGACAATAAATATCAAATTGCTCATTTTCATTGGGGAGGTTTTTTCCCTTTAAAAAAAGAAATTCGGTTCTAAAAAGACCGATTCCTTCTGCACCAAAATAACGCAATTTTTTGATATCCGAAATGAAGCTGACATTGCCTTCCAGATGAATCACATGACCATCCAAGGTGACTGCGGTTTCAGAGGCAGTGGCATTCAGATCTACCAGTTCTGCTACATGTTTTTTTTCAAAAAGCTCATAAGCATCCAGGCTGGAGCTGTCAGGATTGACAATCACTTCTCCCTTGCTTCCATCCACAATCAGGAGATCTCCTGGATGAATTTTTTGCATAATCTCAGCTGCGCCCATCACTGCAGGGATTCCCAGGGAACGCGCCAAAATTGCTGCATGGGAGGTGAGTCCGCCCGTCATCGTCACAATTCCCAAAAGCTTGCTGGCGTCGAGGTGAATGGTGTCCGATGGGCCGAGAGAGTGTGCGACGAGCACTCCTGTCCAATTTTCTTTTTCTTGATGGGATTCTATCCCCAAAAGATTTTTTAAAATCCTTTGTTTTAATTCTTTAAAATCAATGACTATTTCTTCTAAACGGGGATTTTTGCTTTTACTAAACTGATGCATGTATTCTTTGAGAACTTCATCCACGGCCTCCAAAGCGCTTTTGCCTTGATCCGTTGAACTCTCCAACTTTTTCAGGAAATTGATATCTGAAAGCATGATCTGCTGGCTGTAAAAAATATCGGACTCTTCTTTGGAGAATTTTTTTTCTACGCTTTTTTCCAAATGACTCAAATCCTCCAGGGTTTTTTGTAAGGCCGCCTTAAGCTTGCCCTGTTCGCTCTGGGTACTCTGAGAAGAGAGATCAGGTTTGGAAAAAACGGTGGATGTAATTCCCTCATGAAGCAGTAGCGCAGGGCCAATACCGAAACCAGAAGAAACGGCAATGCCTTGAAAGACCAAGGATGCCTGATTTTTCTTCATTTCTTTTTTTGCCCGTTCCGCAATAGTTAAAGATTGAATCACTCCAGCCAGCTGCAAGACAATAAACTCCAGAAATTGTCTTTCCGGAAGATCAAAACCATTGAGCTGATTTCTTTGAAGTGTAAGTACGCCTACAATTTTTTCCTGATAGACAAGCGGCACAGCCGCCCTGTCTTGTGCAAAGACAGCTCCTCTTTTTTCGAGCACGAGAGCTATCAGCTCTTGCAGCTTTTGCGGATCCTGCGGTTTACGCTTTTCAAGGGAAGGGTTGTATTTATCTATCGCGGCAAGAGTTAAAGTATCTTGGTGACATTCATGGAGTGAACAAACTTCGGCATGAAAGTGTTCCCGGATAATCTGTACGATATAAGCCAAGGGGCGCTCATCGTGTTTGGAAATTTTGAGAGCCTGAGCAATACGGGAGAAGGTTTTTGCAAGCTGATCCCTGTAAATCATTTGAGAGTGGCCTGCCTAGATGACCTTCAAAAATTCGGACAGGTCATCGGCGTGCTTTTCTTCCATCGCCAAAATTTCTCTCAGCATCCGACAGGTGGTGGGATCATCATCGCCAATGTAGCGAACCATTTCGGTATAACTCTCGATGGCAATTCGTTCCGCCACCAGATCTTCTCGGATCATTCCTTTCAAATCTTCCGCTTCGACATATTCAGCGTGACTGCGACCCAACAATCCTTCAGGAGAAAGATTGGGTTTCCCTCCCAACTGCACGATACGTTCCGAAATTTGATCGGCATGGGCCTGTTCTTGCTGGGCATGCTCTAAAAATTCAGCGGCCACCTGAGAGGCATTGATTCCGGAAGACATAAAATAATGGCATTTGTAACGGAGCACACAAACAATTTCGGTGGCCAGAGCTTCATTGAGGAGTTGAAGCACTTTTTTGCGATCTGCCTTATAGCTCTCTGTCACGGCTCCATTTTCAATATGTGCGCGTGCCCGTTGTCGAATTGTTTTGATATCTGTAAGGGCTGATGTTTCTTTCATAGTAAACCTCCGTTTTTTCCCTTCTACCATCTTCTATGATGTCTATCGTGATCAAGATCACGATCCTGCCGCTTCAGGCGCCTTTCTTCTTCCTTCAGGCCCTCCTTATGGCTCCGGCCATAATGCCAACCCCTGCGGTCTTCGTCGTAGTGGTAGTAGTGATTGTCCCGAGTGCGATAGTAGCCTTGATCATATCTGAACTCAGGCTCCGGATAAAAGAGAGGTAAGCCGATACCTATTCTAACATCTGCCGCCCTTGCGTGTAGCGGACTCGCCAACACGGCGACTACCAGAAAACTTCCCAACATTACTCTTCGGATGATATTCATCTTTATTCTCCCTTTTCATTTTATTAGCTTAACTTTTTCTCAGCCTTTTGAAGAACTTCTTTCGTGCCCTTTCGAACATGCTCCACCGCCTCACCCGCAACTTTTTTGGCATCCCTTCCCATCGCTTTGATATCACTTCCCAACGCGGAAGCGCCTTCCTTCAGATTTTTTCCGATGTGCATCTCTTTTACTTTTTCCTTTAATTGGCTTTGCATAGATAACCTCCAATAGATTGTTTATGAGTAACTTCCAGATGATATATAGATCTTCTTTCTGAAGAATAACAATCGGGGGAGTCAGTATTCTAGGCTGGGGAATTCCCTTAGTGGGCTTGGCTATTTAC harbors:
- a CDS encoding bacterioferritin, yielding MKETSALTDIKTIRQRARAHIENGAVTESYKADRKKVLQLLNEALATEIVCVLRYKCHYFMSSGINASQVAAEFLEHAQQEQAHADQISERIVQLGGKPNLSPEGLLGRSHAEYVEAEDLKGMIREDLVAERIAIESYTEMVRYIGDDDPTTCRMLREILAMEEKHADDLSEFLKVI
- the ptsP gene encoding phosphoenolpyruvate--protein phosphotransferase, coding for MIYRDQLAKTFSRIAQALKISKHDERPLAYIVQIIREHFHAEVCSLHECHQDTLTLAAIDKYNPSLEKRKPQDPQKLQELIALVLEKRGAVFAQDRAAVPLVYQEKIVGVLTLQRNQLNGFDLPERQFLEFIVLQLAGVIQSLTIAERAKKEMKKNQASLVFQGIAVSSGFGIGPALLLHEGITSTVFSKPDLSSQSTQSEQGKLKAALQKTLEDLSHLEKSVEKKFSKEESDIFYSQQIMLSDINFLKKLESSTDQGKSALEAVDEVLKEYMHQFSKSKNPRLEEIVIDFKELKQRILKNLLGIESHQEKENWTGVLVAHSLGPSDTIHLDASKLLGIVTMTGGLTSHAAILARSLGIPAVMGAAEIMQKIHPGDLLIVDGSKGEVIVNPDSSSLDAYELFEKKHVAELVDLNATASETAVTLDGHVIHLEGNVSFISDIKKLRYFGAEGIGLFRTEFLFLKGKNLPNENEQFDIYCQIIKEAEGLPVTFRILDTGGDKPIEALCIEKETNPFLGYRSIRLMLSHPEILKIQLRALLRSSAFGSIRLLIPMISGMEEVDATKKILEEVKKNLSDENISYDPQIPFGLMIEVPSAVAMVSLLVQEADFLSIGSNDLTQYSLAVDRNNERVASFFEPLHPAVISFISQVASAGLTAQKPVGICGEMASDPFVIPLLLGLGISSLSMIPSSILVAKKLIRNLNQQEAQEMAKQALQASRIEEVKSILRRFQN
- a CDS encoding type II toxin-antitoxin system VapC family toxin, with protein sequence MSYLLDTDICIYLLNGGNEKLAKKFRENSREVLAISTITEAELYFGALHSLKPQNNLERVKHFIDPLEIAPFDSEAALHFAEIKQALSKKGTPIGVMDMLIAAVARSKQMTVVTNNLKHFKNVPQLWVENWS
- a CDS encoding acyl-CoA dehydrogenase → MFLHFYGFFRSFPGLVPLASVLVTLILGFVGAPFILWTLALAALLIGFAAPKAVLIAFAVLAILFNLRPLRAFLVSAFLMEGIKKILPKISDTERVALEAGVVWIEKDLFSGKPDFKKILAEPYPELSPEEKAFLEGPVNRLCELCDDWKIWQTRELPPAAWEILKKEKFFGMIIPKEYGGLGFSALAHSAVIQTLSSRSLPLAVTAMVPNSLGPAELLIHYGTEEQKKYLLPRLARGEELPCFALTEPGAGSDAASIVSSAVLFKGEAGKLYLRLNWDKRWITLAAISTLLGLAFRLYDPDNLLGKGSDLGITCALIPSNTKGVVLGRRHDPLGVPFYNCPTQGQEVIVSVDCIVGGIASAGKGWMMLMECLAAGRGISLPAQSCGGAKLAARVASNHASIRKQFGMPIGSFEGVEEALARLGAFAYLLEASRRFVCGALNQGIKPPVITAIAKYHSTELARKCFSEGMDIMGGSGISTGRRNLLAHSYIAAPIGITVEGANIMTRTLIIFGQGLLRAHPYVLKEVDSAEKGDLRGFDRAFWGHVGHVVRNTFRAVLLSLSRGHLAFSPVRGPVAKYYRKLSWASARFALMSDIAMGALGGRLKFREKISGRFADVLSWMFLCTATLRRFEAEGRRKEDLPLVHYALQYGLRQIQLAFEGIFKNIAIPGFSWFFAGILGACSRINPLSPDVSDSLSHQVAALLQKEGEGRDRLCEGIYYPTREGEALRRMETAFKVIKAAEETERKLRLAVHSKRLPKLKGSKLLEEALRQGLLSEAEVANLQKADELREEVIAVDSFTQEEYLSRSGGF